A region of Aliivibrio fischeri DNA encodes the following proteins:
- a CDS encoding O-succinylhomoserine (thiol)-lyase yields the protein MSERKPATIAVRTGIETDSQHNAVVPPIYLSTNYSFPEFGDVPKYDYARSGNPTRTQLETTLSDLEGGAGAVVTNCGTSALNLMVSALLGPDDLIVAPHDCYGGTYRLFNTRANKGDFQTLFVDQSNTEALDAAIAKKPKLILLETPSNPLVRVVDIAEICQKAAQVGALVAVDNTFLSPVLQQPLSLGADFVIHSTTKYINGHSDVVGGVLIAKTKAHADDLAWWGNCIGATGTAFDSYLTLRGIRTLGARMRVHEENAIEVLKCLQEQPLVGTIYHPSLPEHPGHEIAKRQQAGFGAMLSFELNGSLEQLKVFVKELKYFSLAESLGGVESLIAHPGTMTHRAMSDEAQEEAGLAPTLLRLSVGLEDSRDLIADLQQAFAIAAEVK from the coding sequence ATGAGCGAAAGAAAACCTGCAACTATTGCTGTTCGTACCGGCATTGAAACAGACTCACAACATAACGCTGTTGTGCCACCTATCTACTTATCAACTAACTATAGTTTCCCAGAGTTTGGGGATGTACCTAAGTATGATTATGCTCGTTCTGGAAATCCAACTCGAACTCAATTAGAAACCACACTTTCAGATTTAGAAGGTGGGGCTGGTGCAGTGGTCACTAATTGTGGAACATCCGCTCTTAATTTAATGGTATCTGCATTACTTGGTCCTGACGATTTAATTGTTGCTCCTCATGATTGTTATGGAGGAACTTATCGATTGTTTAATACTCGAGCAAATAAAGGAGACTTCCAAACTTTATTTGTAGACCAATCTAATACTGAGGCTTTAGATGCTGCAATTGCTAAAAAGCCAAAATTAATCCTACTTGAAACCCCTTCAAATCCATTAGTACGTGTGGTGGATATTGCTGAAATTTGCCAAAAAGCGGCTCAAGTTGGTGCGTTAGTCGCAGTAGATAACACTTTCCTTTCACCTGTATTACAGCAACCTCTTTCTTTAGGTGCTGACTTTGTTATCCACTCCACAACCAAATACATTAATGGGCACTCTGATGTTGTTGGTGGTGTACTTATCGCTAAAACAAAAGCGCATGCGGATGATCTTGCATGGTGGGGGAATTGCATTGGAGCGACGGGTACCGCCTTCGATAGTTATTTAACACTGCGTGGTATTCGAACTCTTGGTGCTCGTATGCGTGTGCATGAAGAAAATGCGATAGAAGTACTCAAGTGTCTTCAAGAGCAGCCATTAGTTGGTACGATTTATCACCCGAGTTTACCTGAGCATCCAGGTCATGAAATTGCAAAACGTCAACAAGCAGGCTTTGGTGCCATGCTCAGTTTTGAATTAAATGGCTCACTTGAGCAATTGAAAGTATTCGTTAAAGAATTGAAATATTTCTCTTTAGCTGAATCTCTAGGTGGTGTTGAAAGTTTGATTGCGCATCCAGGAACCATGACACATAGAGCAATGTCTGATGAAGCTCAAGAAGAAGCGGGATTAGCACCAACGTTATTGAGATTATCTGTTGGATTAGAAGATAGCCGAGATCTTATTGCTGATCTTCAACAAGCATTTGCGATTGCTGCAGAGGTGAAATAA
- the leuO gene encoding transcriptional regulator LeuO, which translates to MNTPETSLSSVARTEQILRGVDLNLLTVFDAVMQEQNITRAAQNLGMSQPAVSNAVSRLKLMFNDELFIRHGRGIQPTQRARQLFAPMRQALQLVKNELPSSTFSPETSMRQFKLSICSPSDIRFAPRIMKDIQNKAPHISLKLSGEHEPDIAQKLRYQEVDFVIDYVRFDEPGFMSTELFTDELVVVASVNHPRLQNGINKEQLASEKHAVPARIANTKGFADHLYVDSLYEQAYKGASISNILYVVSQSELITVAPKWLVNSMPNRDQLMVLPLPIESKGISGYLSWHDSYQKDKGHIWMRDQLMLICGEEVVASSKGMMF; encoded by the coding sequence ATGAATACGCCTGAAACTTCTTTATCTTCTGTTGCACGTACAGAACAAATACTACGTGGTGTTGATCTTAACTTATTGACTGTTTTTGATGCGGTAATGCAAGAACAAAATATAACAAGAGCTGCACAAAACTTAGGTATGTCACAGCCAGCAGTAAGTAATGCGGTATCACGTTTAAAATTAATGTTTAATGATGAATTATTCATTCGCCATGGCCGTGGTATTCAACCGACACAACGTGCTCGTCAGCTATTTGCACCGATGCGTCAGGCGCTTCAATTGGTTAAGAACGAATTACCAAGCTCAACATTCTCACCTGAAACATCGATGAGACAATTTAAGCTATCTATTTGCAGCCCATCAGACATTCGTTTTGCACCACGCATCATGAAAGATATTCAAAATAAAGCGCCGCATATTAGCTTAAAGCTTTCTGGTGAACATGAACCAGACATTGCTCAAAAGCTGCGTTATCAAGAAGTGGATTTTGTTATCGATTACGTTCGATTCGACGAACCTGGTTTTATGAGTACAGAGTTATTTACTGATGAGTTAGTTGTGGTTGCTTCTGTTAATCACCCTCGACTTCAGAACGGTATCAACAAAGAACAATTAGCAAGCGAAAAACATGCGGTTCCAGCTCGTATCGCAAATACTAAAGGTTTTGCAGATCACTTGTATGTGGATTCTTTGTATGAGCAAGCTTATAAAGGCGCAAGCATTAGTAATATTTTGTATGTTGTTTCTCAATCAGAACTGATCACTGTAGCGCCAAAATGGTTAGTGAACTCAATGCCAAATCGTGATCAATTAATGGTGTTACCACTGCCAATTGAGTCAAAAGGCATTAGTGGCTATTTAAGCTGGCACGACTCTTACCAAAAAGACAAAGGTCATATTTGGATGAGAGATCAATTGATGCTTATTTGTGGTGAAGAAGTGGTTGCATCAAGCAAAGGCATGATGTTTTAA
- a CDS encoding diguanylate cyclase, with the protein MVAVEQIQSESTRQLAYTHNEFNELSIRISNTLELLADSRPLYDYFIHPSERVTNTVESSWLKLVALEKFFSRLELIDDEGNYLLSIVYSNDNKQAVKQLPTSLSVNHSLLDKLTLLPKGQAFSEGVRLNEALAVSGIYEPLMQVAIPIDISGKRKGYILAELNASIIINVVKFSPTLSISPAMINQDGYYLLSDDNQNMLGHLVSERVGKTLKIQKPALWSVMSKQKEGSLSLDDGIYSFYRFDMKKEIPNKKMYFLLYYPTYEVNVLFELIRVEIMEEAAIIFLLLSLIVIPFGILLSFWDNSNLESQLAKSALEGMSAVVITDRHRRILKVNPAFTSISGFSANEVIGKNTFDVLLSESENIDKRLTTWKQVEELGAWQGELDVLSKNKRKLSLLVRIQSVKSKRKATQYYIISYIDITKRKELEKELRYLSEKDVLSGCWNRRKFEFELENQTLLTQRYYPAHQCCLAILDIDLFKRINDTKGHDVGDQVIRLVSDILNNGSRETDFVARIGGEEFAIIMPHTTLMDAEMVINRLRVAVSQLEEYHVTISGGLTDLGHSKKDAYKCADLALYESKTNGRNQVSICSSLEDLA; encoded by the coding sequence TTGGTTGCCGTTGAACAAATTCAGAGTGAATCAACACGTCAATTAGCTTATACACATAATGAATTTAATGAGTTATCGATCCGGATATCTAATACATTAGAGCTTCTTGCTGATAGTCGACCTTTATATGATTATTTTATACATCCTTCAGAAAGAGTAACAAATACTGTCGAATCATCATGGTTGAAATTGGTGGCATTGGAAAAGTTTTTTTCCCGATTAGAGCTCATTGATGATGAAGGAAATTATTTACTTTCTATTGTTTATTCAAATGATAATAAGCAAGCAGTGAAACAACTTCCCACTTCTCTTTCTGTTAATCATTCTTTGCTTGATAAGTTAACTCTATTACCTAAAGGGCAAGCTTTCTCTGAAGGCGTAAGATTAAATGAAGCATTAGCTGTTTCTGGGATTTATGAGCCGCTAATGCAGGTTGCTATTCCTATTGATATATCAGGGAAGAGAAAGGGATATATTCTTGCAGAGCTGAATGCATCCATCATTATTAACGTAGTAAAGTTCTCTCCTACATTGAGTATTTCACCTGCCATGATCAATCAAGATGGCTATTATCTTTTATCGGATGATAATCAGAACATGCTTGGTCACCTTGTTAGTGAACGAGTGGGTAAAACACTAAAAATTCAAAAGCCTGCATTATGGAGTGTAATGTCGAAGCAAAAAGAAGGAAGCTTATCACTTGATGATGGTATTTATTCTTTTTATCGTTTTGATATGAAAAAAGAAATTCCAAATAAAAAAATGTATTTTTTGCTCTATTACCCCACTTATGAAGTGAATGTTTTATTTGAATTAATTCGTGTTGAAATAATGGAAGAAGCGGCAATTATTTTTCTATTATTAAGTCTTATTGTTATTCCTTTTGGGATTCTACTCAGTTTTTGGGATAACTCTAATTTAGAAAGTCAGTTAGCTAAATCTGCATTAGAGGGTATGTCTGCTGTTGTTATCACTGATAGACATAGAAGAATTTTAAAGGTGAACCCAGCATTTACTTCAATTAGTGGTTTCTCTGCAAATGAAGTCATCGGAAAAAATACTTTCGATGTATTGCTATCTGAGAGCGAAAATATTGATAAACGTTTAACTACATGGAAGCAAGTTGAAGAGCTTGGTGCCTGGCAAGGGGAACTAGATGTACTGAGTAAAAATAAGAGAAAGCTAAGTCTATTGGTTCGTATTCAATCGGTTAAAAGTAAAAGAAAAGCGACTCAGTATTATATTATTTCTTACATTGATATTACTAAGCGTAAAGAGCTAGAAAAGGAATTGCGCTATTTAAGCGAAAAAGATGTACTTTCTGGTTGTTGGAATCGTAGAAAATTTGAATTTGAATTAGAAAATCAGACTTTATTAACTCAGCGTTATTACCCAGCGCATCAGTGTTGTCTTGCTATATTAGATATTGATCTGTTTAAACGAATTAATGATACAAAAGGACATGACGTTGGTGACCAAGTTATACGTTTAGTTTCTGATATCTTAAATAATGGGAGTCGAGAAACGGATTTTGTGGCTAGGATTGGTGGGGAAGAGTTTGCCATTATAATGCCTCATACCACGTTGATGGACGCCGAAATGGTGATAAATAGATTGCGAGTAGCTGTCTCTCAATTAGAGGAATATCACGTAACAATAAGTGGTGGCCTAACCGATTTAGGTCATTCAAAAAAAGACGCTTATAAGTGTGCAGATCTGGCTCTATATGAATCAAAAACGAATGGACGAAACCAAGTCTCTATTTGCTCTAGTTTAGAGGACTTAGCATAG
- a CDS encoding long-chain fatty acid--CoA ligase → MTIQNLHIVKEIRQHIANKSNDTAMRERQCSILIDTQCSAWSDITWGEFGEQMDKLSLALLAHGLKVQEKVGIFSNNMPRWTVADFASMQLRSVPVPIYPTNTPTQAAYIINDADIRILFVGEQAQYNAAVVIFEQCPQLTHIVALSDDIDLNDHEAGISWNDFIAKADEAHQSELLTRLDEAKMDDLITLIYTSGTTGEPKGVMLDYENIASQLEGHNTRLALTEKDVSLCFLPLSHVFERAWTFYVLYKGATNCYLPNTNLIKEALTEVKPTVMCAVPRFYEKIFSTVHEKVSRAPAHRKVMFTWAVNMGAKMSACQQEGREPSWILKQSYKVADKLVLSKLRMILGGNINFMPCGGAKLDVTIGRFFHALGVNVKLGYGMTETTATISCWEDGKFHPDSIGTLMPGAEVKIGENSEILVRGPMVMKGYYNKPEETESNFTEDGFLKTGDAGEFDADGNLYITDRIKELMKTSGGKYIAPQVIEGAIGKDHFIEQIAVIADTRKFVSALIVPCYDALEEYAKELNIAYHDRMELVKHSEIVEMLEKRVANLQKELARFEQVKKFTLLSKEFSMDKGELTPTQKLRRKVINERYQDEIEEMYDEKKEKKDK, encoded by the coding sequence ATGACTATTCAAAACCTACATATTGTAAAAGAGATCCGCCAACATATCGCAAATAAGTCAAATGACACGGCAATGCGTGAGCGTCAATGCAGTATTTTAATTGATACGCAATGCTCTGCATGGAGTGATATTACGTGGGGAGAATTTGGTGAGCAAATGGATAAGCTATCATTAGCTTTACTTGCCCATGGATTGAAAGTACAAGAAAAAGTAGGAATTTTCTCTAATAACATGCCTCGTTGGACAGTTGCTGATTTTGCCTCAATGCAATTACGTTCAGTACCCGTTCCTATTTATCCAACAAATACGCCAACGCAAGCCGCATACATTATTAACGATGCGGATATTCGTATTTTGTTTGTCGGTGAACAAGCACAATATAATGCTGCTGTTGTTATTTTCGAACAGTGCCCGCAATTAACTCATATTGTTGCTTTAAGTGATGATATCGATTTAAACGATCATGAAGCAGGTATTTCATGGAATGACTTTATTGCTAAAGCTGATGAAGCGCATCAAAGCGAGCTATTAACTCGTCTTGATGAAGCCAAAATGGATGATCTTATAACGTTAATCTATACATCAGGAACCACGGGTGAGCCTAAAGGGGTAATGTTAGATTATGAAAACATTGCTTCTCAATTAGAAGGACATAACACTCGCTTAGCGTTAACAGAGAAAGACGTTTCTTTGTGTTTTTTACCGTTATCACATGTATTTGAACGTGCATGGACTTTTTATGTTTTGTATAAAGGAGCAACTAACTGCTACCTACCAAATACAAATCTAATTAAGGAAGCCTTAACAGAGGTTAAGCCTACTGTTATGTGTGCGGTTCCACGCTTCTATGAGAAGATTTTCTCAACGGTTCATGAAAAAGTATCTAGAGCTCCTGCACATCGTAAAGTGATGTTTACTTGGGCAGTCAATATGGGCGCTAAGATGTCAGCTTGCCAGCAAGAAGGTCGAGAACCATCATGGATATTGAAGCAATCGTATAAGGTTGCAGATAAGTTAGTTCTATCAAAACTTCGCATGATCTTAGGTGGTAATATTAACTTTATGCCATGTGGTGGCGCTAAGCTGGATGTGACTATTGGTCGTTTCTTCCATGCTCTTGGAGTGAATGTAAAGTTAGGCTATGGCATGACAGAAACCACCGCTACGATTTCATGTTGGGAAGATGGTAAATTTCATCCTGATTCCATTGGTACGCTGATGCCGGGCGCTGAAGTTAAGATTGGTGAAAATAGTGAAATCCTAGTTCGTGGCCCAATGGTGATGAAAGGGTATTACAATAAGCCAGAAGAAACAGAGAGCAACTTCACTGAAGATGGTTTCTTAAAAACCGGTGATGCTGGTGAGTTTGATGCCGATGGCAACTTATACATTACTGACCGTATTAAAGAGTTAATGAAAACCTCTGGTGGTAAATACATTGCACCTCAAGTTATTGAAGGGGCAATTGGTAAGGATCACTTTATTGAACAGATTGCTGTTATTGCTGATACGCGTAAATTCGTATCTGCGTTAATTGTTCCTTGTTATGACGCATTAGAAGAGTATGCAAAAGAGCTAAATATTGCTTACCACGATCGCATGGAACTGGTTAAACACAGTGAAATTGTTGAAATGCTTGAAAAGCGTGTGGCTAACCTACAAAAAGAGTTAGCGCGTTTTGAGCAAGTGAAGAAATTTACCCTTTTATCCAAAGAGTTCTCGATGGATAAAGGTGAGTTGACACCAACACAAAAACTGCGTCGTAAAGTAATCAATGAGCGTTATCAAGATGAGATTGAAGAAATGTACGATGAGAAAAAAGAGAAGAAAGATAAGTAA
- a CDS encoding GntR family transcriptional regulator, with the protein MSSLTLTDKVSKMIHQDILSGKLKPGQKLVVAELKERYNVGASPIREALVQLSWNKYVKLEPQKGCWVASISLSELKELFESLRTIGQVLLAKAITNGNENWELNVLTSFHKLNKINLQDAKIEELREWENRYTDFHNSLLEGAQSPIMYQFYQDISHQITRYRHLNNNPQVISETYAQYLEEHEIMMKLTLSRDSEQAIKYLNNHYSKASDLISTYFSA; encoded by the coding sequence ATGTCTAGCTTAACTCTCACTGATAAAGTTTCAAAAATGATCCACCAAGATATTCTCTCTGGAAAATTAAAACCTGGTCAGAAACTGGTCGTTGCTGAATTAAAAGAACGCTATAACGTAGGAGCGTCCCCTATTCGTGAAGCTCTGGTTCAATTATCTTGGAATAAATACGTCAAACTTGAACCTCAAAAAGGATGTTGGGTTGCATCTATTTCCCTTAGTGAGCTTAAAGAATTATTTGAAAGTTTACGTACTATAGGCCAAGTTTTATTAGCAAAGGCCATCACTAACGGCAATGAGAATTGGGAATTAAACGTACTAACTAGTTTCCATAAATTAAACAAAATTAATCTACAAGATGCGAAAATAGAAGAGTTAAGAGAATGGGAAAATAGATACACTGATTTCCATAATTCACTTCTAGAAGGGGCTCAATCCCCTATTATGTATCAGTTCTATCAAGATATATCTCATCAAATCACACGCTACCGCCATTTAAATAATAACCCTCAAGTGATCAGTGAAACCTATGCTCAATATTTAGAAGAGCATGAAATTATGATGAAGCTCACTTTGTCACGTGATTCAGAACAAGCCATCAAATATTTAAATAATCATTACTCGAAAGCCAGTGATCTTATATCAACCTACTTTTCGGCTTAA
- a CDS encoding carbohydrate porin: protein MNKYTLLAAAVSTALFSGATLAETDVALDVIAGDEAAPKVEKVNGTDVISDGWEVHGYASMNFRMVDGETVDTEFGKPDYKTAGTHGKSTNQVEFVIKKHTEHANGVWSDFVVRSEYGNGNSYAYSSPGSQKANTTAQFEIKETYVEIGGLSYLGEDTSIWGGQRYLNRSASALSGEFWKQSSGVGAGIQTKLGGNTAGFAIVAADTDGDINNGPGADGRQTLTSHDLYYYGVDVGFGSLDFDFKYITQANVQDDDGFGASITLNSSYYGLDGWSQTAIAYGKGAAQNRGVNFGSWSGGDDNAESIFFTSGGVVNISENWQMGSEVTYFAGLDELFSAKDLKRYIVAARPSYKVNDNLRLEATGSYAHEEVEVGGVWGKSADAAESDIVNLELAAAFTVNADYFGRPQIKPYVSYILADDEASAKDIGIKNGKSETIIGVHTEIWF from the coding sequence ATGAATAAATACACATTGCTTGCCGCTGCTGTTTCTACAGCTCTATTTTCTGGCGCAACACTTGCTGAAACCGATGTTGCACTGGATGTCATCGCAGGTGACGAAGCTGCACCAAAAGTTGAAAAAGTAAATGGAACTGATGTTATTTCAGATGGTTGGGAAGTACACGGTTACGCGTCAATGAACTTCCGCATGGTAGATGGCGAAACGGTTGATACTGAGTTTGGTAAACCAGACTATAAAACAGCAGGTACTCACGGAAAAAGTACTAACCAAGTTGAATTTGTAATCAAAAAACATACTGAACACGCAAATGGCGTTTGGTCTGACTTTGTCGTTCGTTCTGAATACGGTAATGGTAACTCTTACGCTTACTCATCTCCTGGTAGCCAAAAAGCCAACACAACGGCACAATTTGAAATCAAAGAAACTTATGTTGAAATTGGTGGCTTATCTTACCTAGGTGAAGATACGTCTATCTGGGGTGGTCAACGTTACCTAAACCGTTCTGCAAGTGCACTATCGGGTGAATTCTGGAAACAATCATCAGGCGTTGGTGCAGGTATTCAAACTAAACTTGGTGGCAACACCGCAGGTTTTGCAATTGTTGCTGCAGATACAGACGGTGATATCAATAATGGTCCAGGTGCTGATGGTCGACAAACACTAACCTCACACGATTTATACTACTACGGTGTTGATGTTGGCTTTGGTAGCTTAGATTTTGATTTCAAATACATCACTCAAGCTAATGTTCAAGATGATGACGGTTTCGGCGCATCTATCACATTAAACTCTAGTTACTATGGCCTAGATGGTTGGTCACAAACAGCGATTGCTTACGGTAAAGGCGCAGCGCAAAACCGTGGTGTGAACTTTGGTAGCTGGTCAGGTGGCGATGACAATGCTGAATCTATCTTCTTCACTTCAGGCGGTGTGGTAAACATTTCTGAAAACTGGCAAATGGGTTCTGAGGTAACATACTTTGCTGGGTTGGATGAATTGTTTAGTGCCAAAGATCTAAAACGCTACATCGTTGCAGCGCGTCCATCATACAAAGTAAATGATAACCTTCGTCTTGAAGCGACAGGTTCTTACGCTCATGAAGAAGTTGAAGTTGGCGGAGTATGGGGTAAAAGTGCAGATGCCGCAGAAAGCGATATTGTTAACTTAGAGTTAGCAGCCGCATTTACGGTAAACGCGGACTACTTTGGTCGTCCACAAATCAAACCATACGTAAGTTATATCCTAGCTGATGATGAAGCAAGTGCTAAAGATATTGGCATTAAAAATGGTAAGTCAGAAACAATTATCGGTGTACACACTGAAATCTGGTTCTAA
- the ilvN gene encoding acetolactate synthase small subunit has product MRHIISLLLENEPGSLSRVVGLFSQRGYNIESLTVSPTEDQTLSRLNITTASDAMELEQIQKQLHKLIDVIKVQEVTEADYVERELLLVKVKASGFARAEVKRTADIFRGQIVDVTSSLYTIQLAGTSEKLDAFISAVSEVTDVVEVARSGVVGIARGDKALKV; this is encoded by the coding sequence ATGAGACATATTATTTCACTATTATTAGAGAATGAGCCGGGTTCTTTATCACGTGTTGTTGGCCTATTTTCTCAGCGTGGATACAACATTGAATCTTTAACGGTATCTCCAACTGAAGATCAGACATTGTCACGATTAAATATTACAACAGCCAGTGATGCTATGGAGTTAGAGCAAATTCAAAAGCAACTCCATAAATTAATCGATGTCATCAAAGTTCAAGAAGTGACAGAGGCTGATTATGTCGAGCGTGAATTATTACTGGTAAAAGTAAAAGCAAGTGGTTTTGCTCGAGCGGAAGTTAAACGTACCGCTGATATTTTCCGAGGCCAAATTGTAGATGTAACAAGCTCGCTTTATACGATTCAATTAGCGGGTACGTCTGAAAAGTTAGATGCATTTATTTCAGCAGTATCAGAAGTGACTGATGTGGTGGAAGTTGCTCGAAGCGGCGTGGTTGGTATTGCGCGTGGAGACAAAGCGTTAAAGGTATAA
- the metJ gene encoding met regulon transcriptional regulator MetJ, whose product MADWNGDYLSPYAEHGKKSEQVKKITVSIPTKVLQILTDERTRRQVSNLRHATNSELLCEAFLHAYTGQPLPTDEDLRKDRPDDIPAEAKALMTAMGIEFEAFDEE is encoded by the coding sequence ATGGCTGATTGGAATGGTGACTATTTAAGTCCTTATGCCGAACATGGTAAAAAAAGCGAACAAGTAAAAAAAATTACTGTTTCTATTCCAACAAAGGTACTTCAAATCCTTACTGACGAGCGTACTCGTCGCCAAGTAAGCAACCTACGTCATGCGACAAACAGTGAATTATTGTGTGAAGCATTCCTACACGCATACACTGGCCAGCCTTTACCAACAGATGAAGATCTACGTAAAGATCGTCCAGATGATATTCCAGCTGAAGCAAAAGCATTAATGACGGCAATGGGGATCGAATTCGAAGCGTTTGACGAAGAGTAA
- a CDS encoding acetolactate synthase 3 large subunit — MEMLSGSEMIVQSLIDEGVEHIFGYPGGSVLDIYDALHMKSDVIQHVLVRHEQAATHMADGYARATGKPGVVLVCSGPGATNTITGIATAYMDSIPMVVLSGNVPTNMIGNDAFQECDMVGVSRPVVKHSFLVKKAEDIPETLKKAFYIASTGRPGPVVIDIPKDVMNPAIKFSYQYPESMKMRSYNPTTSGHKGQIKKGLKTLLEAKKPVLYVGGGAIISSAEKQILKLAETLNLPVVSTLMGLGAFPGTHKNALGMLGMHGKYEANMAMHNADLIFGVGVRFDDRTTNNLEKYCPNATIMHIDIDPSSISKNVRVDVPIVGSAEIVLDSMLKLLVEQGGTNDEAALATWWEEIGVWQERNCLAYETSPDRIKPQQVIETLHKLTNGDAYVASDVGQHQMFAALYYPFNKPRRWINSGGLGTMGFGLPAALGVKFTHPDEVVVCVTGDGSIQMNIQELSTALQYDIPVKIINLNNRFLGMVKQWQDIIYQGRHSNSYMSSVPDFAAIAEAYGHVGIRINHPDELESGLEKALSLKDRLVFVDINVDETEHVYPMQIKGEAMDKMWLSKTERT, encoded by the coding sequence ATGGAAATGTTATCTGGTTCAGAGATGATCGTACAATCTCTGATTGATGAAGGTGTTGAACACATATTTGGCTACCCTGGTGGCTCTGTGTTGGATATATATGATGCGTTGCACATGAAAAGTGATGTGATTCAGCATGTACTTGTAAGACATGAGCAAGCAGCCACACATATGGCTGACGGCTATGCAAGAGCAACAGGAAAGCCAGGTGTCGTTCTTGTGTGTTCTGGTCCTGGTGCAACCAATACCATTACGGGTATCGCTACCGCTTATATGGACTCAATACCAATGGTTGTTCTTTCTGGTAACGTTCCTACTAATATGATCGGTAACGATGCTTTCCAAGAGTGTGACATGGTTGGAGTCTCTCGACCTGTAGTCAAGCACAGCTTCTTAGTTAAGAAAGCCGAAGATATCCCTGAAACCCTTAAAAAAGCCTTTTATATTGCTTCTACTGGCCGTCCAGGTCCCGTGGTTATTGATATCCCGAAAGATGTAATGAACCCTGCTATTAAGTTTTCATATCAATACCCTGAATCCATGAAGATGCGTTCGTATAATCCAACAACATCTGGTCATAAAGGACAGATTAAAAAAGGATTAAAAACATTATTAGAGGCTAAGAAGCCTGTTTTGTATGTTGGCGGTGGCGCGATAATTTCTTCTGCAGAAAAACAAATACTTAAATTAGCTGAGACTCTTAACTTACCCGTTGTAAGTACCTTGATGGGATTAGGAGCTTTTCCTGGCACTCATAAAAATGCACTTGGCATGTTAGGTATGCATGGTAAGTATGAAGCTAATATGGCTATGCATAACGCAGATCTTATTTTTGGTGTTGGGGTTCGTTTTGATGATAGAACCACCAATAACTTAGAAAAATACTGCCCGAACGCCACGATCATGCATATCGACATTGATCCCTCGTCGATTTCAAAGAATGTTCGAGTTGATGTTCCAATTGTTGGCTCTGCGGAGATTGTTCTTGATTCTATGCTTAAGCTGTTAGTGGAGCAGGGAGGAACAAACGATGAGGCAGCCTTAGCAACATGGTGGGAAGAAATTGGAGTTTGGCAAGAGCGTAATTGCTTGGCTTATGAAACCTCTCCTGATCGTATTAAACCACAGCAGGTTATCGAAACGCTTCATAAATTAACCAATGGTGATGCTTATGTCGCTTCCGATGTTGGACAACATCAGATGTTTGCTGCTTTGTATTACCCATTTAATAAGCCACGTCGTTGGATTAATTCTGGTGGACTAGGAACCATGGGGTTCGGTTTACCAGCAGCTCTAGGGGTTAAATTTACTCATCCTGATGAAGTGGTGGTTTGTGTGACTGGTGATGGCAGTATTCAGATGAATATTCAGGAGCTATCTACCGCATTGCAATACGATATCCCTGTGAAAATCATTAATTTGAATAACCGTTTCTTAGGAATGGTGAAGCAGTGGCAAGATATTATTTACCAAGGTCGCCATTCCAATTCTTATATGAGTTCAGTTCCTGATTTTGCCGCAATTGCTGAGGCATATGGTCATGTAGGAATTCGTATTAATCACCCTGATGAGCTGGAGTCAGGTCTAGAGAAGGCTCTTTCTTTAAAAGATCGCCTTGTGTTTGTGGATATTAATGTTGATGAAACAGAGCACGTTTACCCAATGCAAATTAAAGGGGAAGCAATGGATAAAATGTGGCTAAGTAAAACGGAGAGAACCTAA